A portion of the Punica granatum isolate Tunisia-2019 chromosome 7, ASM765513v2, whole genome shotgun sequence genome contains these proteins:
- the LOC116215399 gene encoding pentatricopeptide repeat-containing protein At4g21065-like: protein MKWSLKSVSRTSKSLLRLANPAPSTCSLSSSSALPETSSETWSRCTGSAGPGNYANGDRITKDYVTKLVGRSIPADWSRPRAPVFAHCVEFIDVELCNSVIRHYADQKRHWHSLFVFTQMHMVGIRPNSSTFPAVLKSISRVCLREICNSIHAFVTKMGFERDVYVSSSLLNAYSVCSSAKDARKVFDAMPERNSVSWNALITSCTHNRKFIEAIDVFREMQACGVPPTAVTMVGILSACAHLGALRQGRWIHEYINCSSLNLNVFLGTALIDMYAKCGVVKEMEEVFDAMKVRNVYTWNVLISGFGMNGCGNAALNAFDRMVKEKFRPDGLTFLGVLCACCHEGLVDSGRRYFSSMTEKFRIHPWIEHYGCMVDLLSRAGLLVEALDLIENMKLRPDPIIWRALLGGCRIHGNTEMGEYAIRKLLAIEPGNAENYVLLSKLFAQDRRWADMEDLRSMMNRKAIRKVPGCSLIEVKGKVHEFMAADSVIANCHELYSFLADINEELKRAGYVAKIELVSYDLEEEEKEHALTFHSEKLALAFGLLKSPLGSTIRIVKNLRVCQDCHGFFKLVSLVYKREISLRDRNRFHHFVEGACSCKDYW from the coding sequence AGGCAATTACGCCAATGGGGACCGCATAACCAAGGATTATGTTACGAAACTCGTGGGGCGTTCCATCCCCGCGGATTGGTCGCGACCTCGTGCTCCTGTTTTCGCTCATTGTGTGGAGTTCATCGACGTCGAGCTCTGTAATTCTGTGATACGACACTATGCGGATCAAAAGAGACACTGGCATTCTCTTTTTGTGTTCACGCAGATGCATATGGTCGGTATACGCCCCAACTCATCAACCTTTCCGGCCGTTCTCAAGTCGATCTCGAGGGTATGCCTCCGAGAAATCTGTAATTCGATTCACGCGTTCGTCACTAAGATGGGATTCGAGAGGGATGTTTATGTGAGCAGTTCTCTGCTGAACGCGTACAGTGTCTGTTCCTCGGCCAAAGATGCGCGTAAGGTGTTTGATGCAATGCCTGAGAGAAACTCTGTTTCGTGGAATGCATTGATCACTAGCTGCACGCACAACAGGAAGTTCATAGAAGCTATCGATGTGTTTCGAGAAATGCAGGCATGTGGGGTCCCGCCCACTGCGGTCACTATGGTTGGCATCTTATCGGCATGTGCCCACTTAGGAGCTCTACGGCAGGGCAGGTGGATTCACGAGTACATCAATTGTAGTAGCTTGAACTTGAACGTGTTCCTTGGTACCGCACTTATCGACATGTATGCAAAGTGTGGGGTTGTGAAGGAGATGGAGGAGGTTTTCGATGCGATGAAGGTAAGGAACGTGTACACGTGGAACGTCTTGATTTCGGGATTTGGGATGAATGGGTGTGGAAATGCTGCTTTGAATGCTTTTGATAGGATGGTGAAGGAGAAGTTTAGGCCCGATGGCCTTACTTTCTTGGGAGTACTATGTGCTTGTTGTCATGAAGGTCTTGTTGATTCGGGTCGAAGGTACTTCTCCAGCATGACGGAAAAGTTTCGGATTCACCCGTGGATCGAGCATTATGGGTGCATGGTTGATTTACTTAGTCGTGCTGGTTTGTTGGTTGAAGCTCTGGATTTGATTGAGAATATGAAGCTGAGGCCAGATCCTATTATTTGGCGAGCATTGCTAGGTGGTTGCAGGATCCATGGAAATACTGAAATGGGGGAATATGCTATCAGGAAGCTTCTTGCGATCGAACCAGGAAATGCTGAAAACTATGTTCTGCTATCTAAATTGTTTGCACAAGACCGAAGGTGGGCTGATATGGAAGATCTGAGGTCGATGATGAACCGAAAAGCAATACGGAAAGTTCCGGGATGCAGTTTGATTGAAGTCAAGGGTAAAGTTCATGAGTTTATGGCAGCAGATAGTGTAATAGCAAATTGTCATGAGTTGTACAGCTTTTTGGCCGACATTAATGAGGAGCTGAAACGAGCTGGTTACGTTGCAAAGATTGAGTTGGTTTCTTACGACctcgaggaagaagaaaaggaacatGCTCTTACCTTTCACAGTGAGAAACTTGCCCTTGCCTTCGGGCTCTTAAAATCTCCTTTGGGATCGACCATAAGGATAGTGAAGAATCTTAGGGTCTGCCAAGACTGTCACGGATTTTTTAAACTTGTTTCTTTGGTTTATAAGAGGGAAATCAGTCTTAGAGATAGGAACAGGTTCCACCATTTTGTTGAAGGTGCATGTTCTTGTAAAGATTACTGGTGA